The Psychrobacter sp. P11G3 genomic interval TTGTAGTCCAACACTAGCAAATGCCACATCATTGGCTGTTGACTGACCAGTCTCAGTATTGTAATTCAAGCTGTCTGCAACGCCAATTAGGCCGCTTTGTGCCGCTCTATCATTAAAGCTGGCTTGGCCGCTCTTTGTAGAAACGTTGTTTGTCGCTGCATTGCTTGTACGCTGTCCAGTCGCATTATCTGTAAACATGACTTTGCCTTGAGCAGCTGCAACGCCATTGCTCAAGTCAATCATGACTTTTTCTGCTTCGATATGCTGAGTACCTTGATCAATTTTTACATTGCCTGAGAGCTCAGCGTAGTTCACGTTATTGTAATAACCGTAATCAGACTCAGTAAATAAAGGGGCTTGATTGTTCGGAACGCTAGCCACATTTGGTGCTGGTTGTCCGTTTGCCGTACCAGCTTCATTCACAGCACGTTGATAATTAGGGTTACTCTGCGGATATACCCATTGACCTTCACAGCGCTGGGCACTGTCCACGGCATTTGGCAGTAGACGTAAATCTCTACCGACCTTTGGAATCGTCTGTGCGGCAGGCATGGCATTATTATGAGTATTGTTTGCTTCAGTGCTGATAGTGTCATTGTTTAATGTTGAAGCATCGGTATCTGGTGTTAGCTCATAAAACTCTGCTAAGCGCATTAAGCTGGCTTGAATACTCTCATCATTAAGATCTAGCTTGCCATTATCTGTTGTTATCGCTTTAGGGACAAAGGCATTGCTATCTGGTGTATCACTGCTTGGTTGGTTGCTAGTTTCTGTATTTAAATTACTAGCATTAGAAACTTCATTGCTAAAAGCTTCAGAGTCAGCAGCCTCATTAATCTCTGTAATATCTAGGTCATTGTTTTCAGAGAATCTGCTATTTAACGCAGTATCATTCGATAAAGTAGCGTTATTCGTATTAGCAGAATTAGCATCGTCTGGATAGCTGTCATTTAGAATATCTGCTTCTTGATAGCCATCATTACTTTGAGTACGACTAATACTATTGGCGTCAGTCGCCACACTATTAGAAACATAGCTGCCTGTACTATCCGTAGTTAGTGGTTCAGTTTTTTGCGTATTGGCATCACCAATGGCAGCACTGACAGTTAGGCTAGACAAGCCTAAGGCACCAAATAAGATCAAGCGGATGCTTTGGTAAAGCGGAGAATATAACAAGGGCACACCTATGATTGCAGAGCTTATTGGATTGCATGACTGAGTTTAGTAACGGTATCACCGAACGATATAAAGCAGTGAACGAGCAACTAAAATATGACTAATGTATTCTCAAAAATTCGGATGTTTTATATATAATGACGACTAATCATAGTCAAAAAAAACCAAATCAGCTACACTATTTACCAAAATTTATAATATAGCCATGCTGATTTTTAAGTAGCGATAGCGATTCTATCCGACATCAAGTATTGAATGATATAGCAATACGTCTGTGACAGCTTGTAGAGCACCGACACATATCGCTATTTTAGCAAGTATTTGTCAGACTTATCACTACTTTAATTATTTATGACTTATATTTAACCAGCAATGCCCAATATGACTGACAAAACGACTTTAGAGACTGATATGATCGATGAAAATAACAACCGCCAACAGCAATTAGAACAATGGTTACAGCAAGTATTTTTAGATCAAACCTTTAGTCTAGATAGCTTACCTGGTGACGCTAGTGCCCGCCGATATCATCGTATCGAACTATCAGAGTCAGATAATAGTGCCAATAAGCATTATATCGTCATGGACTCCGCTGACGAGCAAGATGCGATGCTGCAGTTTATCAATGTTGCTAAGCTGATGGCGCCTGCTGTCAACGTGCCGACTCTGACTGCACAAAATGTGGAAAAAGGATTTTTGGTATTACAAGATTTTGGCACAGTAGAGTTTGCCCATTTGCTTGTCGATGCCACCGCAGACCAAATCAATGACTACTATCAGCTAGCAATGCAGACATTAGTGGCGCTACAAACGGTACCAGTAGAAACGGCAAAGTCGCAACATCAGCTGCCAGATTATGACACAGCACTACTAGACCGTGAGATGGATTTATTTAGCGAATGGTTTATGCCTTATATTGGTATAGCGCTAAATGAGCAAGTTTGGGGAAACCTAAAAACAGCGTTAATGAATGAGATTTTGCGACAGCCACAAGTAGTGGTACATCGTGATTATCACAGCCGCAACCTTATGCAAGATCAAGCAGATAAATCAAAGTTGGGTGTGATTGATTTTCAAGATGCTGTCATTGGCTCGTATGTTTATGATTTAGTGTCGTTAGTCCGCGATGCTTATGTTGAATGGCCAGAGAGCCAAATATCTGCATGGATTGATGACTTTTGGCAGCTACAAAAACAAGAATCACTAACCACTGCTGATAGCGCGGTGCAGTTTGAAAACGATGTGAATGTCATAGGCGTACAACGTCACTTAAAGGTATTAGGGATTTTTATCCGTTTGTCTGAGCGTGATGGCAAAGACCGCTATTTGGCGGATATTCCTAAAGTCATGCGTGATTTGATTATTGAATTAAACTGGCTTGCCGAATATGGCAATGATGAACTAAAACAATCAATTATACCGTTTAACCAATGGCTACAAGAGGCAGTGCTACCTGCTTATAAAGAGAAGTTTGCTTCAGCATAGATGACGCTCAGCTAAATTAATTTAAATGATAAAGATAGGAGCGCAGATGTCTACCTCTACGATTACACAAGCCATGATTTTGGCAGCTGGCAAGGGCACACGCCTACGTCCATTAACGCTTGAGACGCCCAAGCCTTTGGTTGAAGTCGCAGGTCAACCGCTTATTGTATGGCACATTAAAGCACTACAAGCAGCAGGCATTACTGATATCACAGTCAATGCCTCATGGTTGGCAGATAAGCTAATGGACAGCTTAGGTGACGGTTCACAGTATGGCGTAAAGCTGCATTGGTCAGTAGAAGACGATGAACCACTTGAGACCGCAGGCGGCATTTTTCAGGCATTACAATCAGGTAAACTAAAAGATGAGCCGTTTATTCTGGTCAATTCTGACGTCTGGACTACCTATGACTTCTCTCAATTAACAGACTATACATTGGGAGCGGATCAGCGCGCGCATTTGTTGTTGATTGATAATCCAGAGCACAATAATGGCGGTGATTTCGCTATCAATAACGGTCTTGCTAGTGAGCAGCCGGTAGGCGATGCAGATAAGTATACCTTCGCGGGTATTAGCGTAATGTCACCAAAATTGGTAGAGGGACTGGTATCAGGACAGCCTGCTGCATTGGCACCACTACTAAAGCAGGCAATGATAAAGTTTCAGATTACCGCTGAAGTGACGACAGATAATTGGATAGACGTGGGAACACCAGAGCGTCTAACACAGGTCAATCAGTTTATCGAACAGAATGATATCGAGCATGCAGGTAAACCAAACTGATAAATTTAAGATAAATAAAAAGCAGCGTCGATTATTCAACGCTGCTTTTTTTATGCATATAGAATTATTTTTTACGACATATTTAAAGAGGATATTTGCAAGACAAAAATGCAAATTTAGCATCTATCAAGCTATTTATTAGCTAACTAACTAGCACTCAATCGTATGAGTAAGTAATGACACTAAACACCCATGGCCAGTTTAATTAGCTGAGCAATGGTAAACACCACTAAAAACCCTGCCAAATATAGACCCACGAACCATGCCCATTGCGATTGTTTTTTACTGAACTTTTTCATAGAAATCTCCTGACTAGCGTATGAAGTGTGACTACCATCTATAAACGATGATAGCCATCCTCTTTAGCTGATCCGTTGCCCGCCGCGATTAGCGACTAGTACATCGGATTGTGATCAGATTTACCTTTGAAGGTATAGTAAGCAAATGCTGTATAGCTCAAGATAATCGGTAACATGATACATGCGCCAATCAGCATAAATGATAATGAGGTATCGGCAGCAGCAGCCTCATAAATCGTCATTTGATACGGTACGATATAAGGGAATAGGGCGAAACAAACCCCAATATAACCCATTAAGAATAGAGCAACCGTTAGCAAAAATGGACGATACTCACGCTCTGTTTTTAAGTCTTTACGCATGATAAAGAATAAGAGCATGACAATGATAGGCATAGGAGCAAGGTATAACAAATCTGGGAAACTAAACCATCCTTCTAACGCATCGATGTCTGAGAAGTACATAAACGCTGTGACCACAACCATCGCCACTAGTAATGCAGTAAGCATCCATCTAGAAACTTGGCGCGCCCACACTTGCAGCGTGTGTTCTGTTTTTATGATAAGCCACGTTGAACCAAGTAAGGCATAGCCGATAATCATGGCAAATCCGCACACAATCGAGAAGGGCGTGAGCCAATCAAATGGGCCACCAGTATATAGACGATTACTGGCTTCTAACCCTTGTACTAACGCCCCAAGCATAATGCCTTGAGAGAAAGTGGCGACGACTGAACCGACAAAGAAAAAGGTATCCCATACATGTCGGCGCGAAGACGATTTGAAGCGAAACTCAAACGCCACGCCGCGCATGATGAGACCGAACAACATGGCAGTTACTGGTAAATATAGGCCTGTCATGATGATGCCATACGCAACAGGGAATGCTGCGAATAAACCACCACCACCTAGCACTAGCCATGTCTCGTTACCATCCCAAAATGGGGCGATAGAGTTCATCATGCGGCTACGGTTTTTATCTGAGCCTGCAAATGGGAACAAAATACCGCAGCCCAAATCAAAGCCATCAAGCAGTACATAGACAAAGACAGACAAAGCAATCAAACCGCCCCAAATGAGAGGTAAATCTAATACATCACCGAAGTTAAACATTAGCGTAATCCTCCATCATCGACATCATTTGCAGGCTCATCTAAGCCTTCTTCAGTACCTTTGGCAGGATTACTATCACCGCTTAACGCGCGGCCTTGGCTCTCGGTTACTGAGTGCTCGTAGAAATTATCTTCTGCAGGATCTGTATAAGGTTTCGGCCCTTGAGCAATCAAGCGTAAGATATAAAAACTGCCTGCACCAAAGACGAATATGTACAGTACAATAAAGCCAATCAATGTCGTCGCTACTTGCTGTGCTGCAAGCGGAGACATACTTTCAGCAGTACGAATAACCCCATAAACTGTCCAAGGCTGACGTCCTGTCTCGGTTACGAACCAACCTGATAATAAAGCGATAAAACCAAGCGGTGTCATCATCATCCACGCACGGTGAAACCAGACACTTTCGGGATTGAATTGCTGTTTTTTGAAGTATTTATAGGCACTAAATAAACCGACCAGTACCATCAACATACCAATAGCGACCATAATACGGAACGCCCAAAACACAATAATGACGTGCGGTTGATCTTCTGGTGCCCAGTTTTTGAGCCCTTTAACTTCACCATCTAACGAGTGGGTTAGGATCAAACCGGTCACATAAGGGATTTTTACTTCGTATTTATTGGTTTGGTTTTCTTGGTCAGGAATCGCAAAGAGACGCAATGCGGCACCGCGCTCATCTTCCCAAATACCTTCCATCGCAGCCACTTTGGCTGGCTGATGCTCAAGCGTATTCAAACCATGCTCATCACCGATCAACACCTGTGCTGGTGCCACAAAGATGGCCATAATCATTGCCATACCTAGCATGACACGACCATGCTGACGGTGCTCGGCGTGTTTTTTGGACTGGATATAGTAGGCACCGATACCGCCAATGACAAAGGCAGTGGTTAAGAACGCCGCCGTCACCATATGTGCGAAACGGTAAGGGAATGAGGGATTGAATATAATCTCAAGCCAGTTGGTCGGATAAAGTAGGCCGTCTGCACCCACCATAAAACCTTGAGGGGTTTGCATAAAACTGTTAGCCGACAAAATCCAAGTAGCTGATATCAGTGTACCAATGGCAACAATGGCAGTGGCGGTAAAATGCATGCGTTTGCTTACACGGCCCCAGCCAAATAGCATAATACCCAAAAAGGAGGCTTCTAAGAAAAACGCGGTCAATACCTCATAGGCAAGTAGTGGGCCTATGACGTTGCCAGCTTTATCTGAGAATACTGCCCAGTTGGTACCGAACTGGTAGGACATCACCACGCCTGATACCACACCTAGACCGAAGACTACGGCAAATATCTTGACCCAGTGCTTATAGACCTCAGCATAGATAGGTTTGCCAGTTCTTAACCAACGAAATTCTAGTACGGCAAGCCAGCTGGCAAGCCCGATAGAGAATGCAGGAAAGACAATATGAAACGAGACAACAAAAGCGAATTGGATACGAGCGAGTGTCAGCGCATCGAGCTGGTCAATCATAAATGTAGCGAACATAAACGGTTACTCTCATCTGTTAGCTGAATAGCGCTGACTTCCATACAACGCTCAAGTAACTGTCCGTAACTATCCATCGATCAAAGTGGCAAGCATTACGGGCAATAGCTCAGTGACGTGGACTTAGCTCCATTAGACATAAATTGTGGCTAAGTTTGCGACTCACTGTTTAGCTGAATTGAATAATTTATGTCCTTATAAATTTACATATTACTGTCATGTGCTATAGATATATTATGCGCTCACCTAGATATACACGCAAGCAACCCAATCTGTCAGTTGCAGACCTAAGAGTCATCAAAATAACATAATTCAAACATTGAAAAATAAAATTAATATTATTAAAAACAAAGCAGTATGCGTGAACATACTGCTTATATGAAAGCTATAACTGATATTTAAAGGTTACGATTTATACGTCAAAAACCTTGTGAAATAACAAAAATCTACATCATTCTTGTAGCTGCTTATGCAAAATCCTTCGCAACGTCAAAATGGTCTGCGGATTGGTCTGGATACTATGACCGCCATTAATAATGGTTTCAGACGCAGCACCATCGAGATGGGCACTATTATAAGGAACGATACCATCTGACAAACGCTCGGTCAGTGCTTGACTGATATCATCATTGACTGTCACAGCGGCAACAAGCGGCTCGGGTGGTAGCTGTGATGTCTCAGTATTGTCACTCACATCAACGCTCGCTGTTTCATTTCCAGAGTTGTCTTCTACTGCTTGAGACAAATCAATTTTGGCACCGTTTGGTTGCGTTTGTGCCAGTCCTTTAGTGATATCGGCATCGTTATTGGCAATGATTGAATGGTAAGTGATCCGCTCATTCATAGTGATGTCTTTGGTTAACTCTATAAAAGAAGACTTGTCACTTAACTGGCTGGCACCGTTCTGCAAATATAAGGCGCCCAGTGGGTTTTGTGCCAAGTCGCCTTGTGTGGCAATGGTCGCTAAGTTATCCGTGAATGTTTTGACCAGACCTACAGGTAAGTAAACGATGCGGCGTAGTGCACGGGTGAACCAACGATCTGCATAATCGGTACCACGGAAAGGTGCAGATAGAAAAACAGCAGTGTCTACTTGCGGCAACGCCTGTAGCTCAAAACGCTCCTTTAACTCATCTTCGCCAAAAGAAGTCTTAAGCGC includes:
- a CDS encoding aminoglycoside phosphotransferase family protein; translated protein: MTDKTTLETDMIDENNNRQQQLEQWLQQVFLDQTFSLDSLPGDASARRYHRIELSESDNSANKHYIVMDSADEQDAMLQFINVAKLMAPAVNVPTLTAQNVEKGFLVLQDFGTVEFAHLLVDATADQINDYYQLAMQTLVALQTVPVETAKSQHQLPDYDTALLDREMDLFSEWFMPYIGIALNEQVWGNLKTALMNEILRQPQVVVHRDYHSRNLMQDQADKSKLGVIDFQDAVIGSYVYDLVSLVRDAYVEWPESQISAWIDDFWQLQKQESLTTADSAVQFENDVNVIGVQRHLKVLGIFIRLSERDGKDRYLADIPKVMRDLIIELNWLAEYGNDELKQSIIPFNQWLQEAVLPAYKEKFASA
- the cydB gene encoding cytochrome d ubiquinol oxidase subunit II is translated as MFNFGDVLDLPLIWGGLIALSVFVYVLLDGFDLGCGILFPFAGSDKNRSRMMNSIAPFWDGNETWLVLGGGGLFAAFPVAYGIIMTGLYLPVTAMLFGLIMRGVAFEFRFKSSSRRHVWDTFFFVGSVVATFSQGIMLGALVQGLEASNRLYTGGPFDWLTPFSIVCGFAMIIGYALLGSTWLIIKTEHTLQVWARQVSRWMLTALLVAMVVVTAFMYFSDIDALEGWFSFPDLLYLAPMPIIVMLLFFIMRKDLKTEREYRPFLLTVALFLMGYIGVCFALFPYIVPYQMTIYEAAAADTSLSFMLIGACIMLPIILSYTAFAYYTFKGKSDHNPMY
- the murU gene encoding N-acetylmuramate alpha-1-phosphate uridylyltransferase MurU, with protein sequence MSTSTITQAMILAAGKGTRLRPLTLETPKPLVEVAGQPLIVWHIKALQAAGITDITVNASWLADKLMDSLGDGSQYGVKLHWSVEDDEPLETAGGIFQALQSGKLKDEPFILVNSDVWTTYDFSQLTDYTLGADQRAHLLLIDNPEHNNGGDFAINNGLASEQPVGDADKYTFAGISVMSPKLVEGLVSGQPAALAPLLKQAMIKFQITAEVTTDNWIDVGTPERLTQVNQFIEQNDIEHAGKPN
- a CDS encoding cytochrome ubiquinol oxidase subunit I yields the protein MFATFMIDQLDALTLARIQFAFVVSFHIVFPAFSIGLASWLAVLEFRWLRTGKPIYAEVYKHWVKIFAVVFGLGVVSGVVMSYQFGTNWAVFSDKAGNVIGPLLAYEVLTAFFLEASFLGIMLFGWGRVSKRMHFTATAIVAIGTLISATWILSANSFMQTPQGFMVGADGLLYPTNWLEIIFNPSFPYRFAHMVTAAFLTTAFVIGGIGAYYIQSKKHAEHRQHGRVMLGMAMIMAIFVAPAQVLIGDEHGLNTLEHQPAKVAAMEGIWEDERGAALRLFAIPDQENQTNKYEVKIPYVTGLILTHSLDGEVKGLKNWAPEDQPHVIIVFWAFRIMVAIGMLMVLVGLFSAYKYFKKQQFNPESVWFHRAWMMMTPLGFIALLSGWFVTETGRQPWTVYGVIRTAESMSPLAAQQVATTLIGFIVLYIFVFGAGSFYILRLIAQGPKPYTDPAEDNFYEHSVTESQGRALSGDSNPAKGTEEGLDEPANDVDDGGLR
- a CDS encoding DUF2474 domain-containing protein, which encodes MKKFSKKQSQWAWFVGLYLAGFLVVFTIAQLIKLAMGV